The Gemmatimonas aurantiaca genomic sequence CTGACGGCCCGATTCACCATACGCCGCACGCAGACGGAACGTGTTGATGACATCCTTGAGCGGGAAGAACGATTCTTCGCCGATCACCCACGAACCGCTCACCTTGGGATAGGTGACCCACTTGAAGTCCTTGCCGAACGCGGAGTTGTTGTCGACGCGCAGGCCGCCTGTCAGGAAGAGACGGGAACGCCAGGAGAACTGCTGTTCACCGAAGGCGCCGATGGTGGTGTTGGTGACTTCACTCTGCGAAGACGCCACCGCCTGCGTGGCACCACTGACGGTCTCGACCCCGGGCGCGGGGAACGCCAGTCCGCCGAGGAAGCTGGTGTTGGATGCCCGGCGATAGTACTGACCGCCCACCGACGTACGCGAGGACAGCGCCGAGGTGAGATTGAAGTTCGCACTGCCGCTCCAGTCGCCGCTGATGATGCTGTTGCGACGCAACGTCTGGCCGATGCTACCGGCGGCCGCGGCGGGCGTCAGGTACTTGGCGATTTCCGGCGGTGCAAAACGTTCGAGACCCCGCGCATCTTCGCCCGTATAGTCGATGCCCGCGATCACCCGGTGCGTGAACCACGAGACCGGCGTGTTGCTCAGCGTGGTGCTGGCGGTGAACCGATCGATGTAGTCGGCGTTGTCATAGAGCTGCTGCGGTACTTCCGGCACCGTGGCGAAGAAGCCCCGTGTGGCGGGGAAGACATTGCCGTGCCCGGCGGTCGCGCCGAGCATCGGCGATGCCCCGGCATCCGCGCCCAGATGGTTGGCCGCGGTGACATACCCGAAGCTCGTGGCGAGATTCGTGGACGGCCGCGTCTGCACGTCGAAGTTGGAACGCAGCGTCAACTGCCGGATCGAGTTGTTGGGTTCGATGCCGAGCGAGTTCTCGTAGGTGCTGCTCGCGTAGTACCGCAGCAGATCGCGGCTGCCGGAAACCGAGCCCTGATAGCGTCGGACCTGACCGGTGCGGAAGAGCGGACGGCCGCTGTCGGCTTCGGACTTGACGCCGTTCCAGGTGACGATCTCCCCCGATGCGGGCACACGATAGTAGTTCGTGGGAATCCGCGATTCGGCGTTGGCGAACTCCATCGTGCCCAGCTCGGTCTGCAGACTGATCTGCGGCTGACTGCCCGCGCCACCACGCTTGGTGATGATCTGGATGACGCCGTTGGCGGCTTCCGTCCCATAGATGGTGGCGGCCGCCGGTCCCTTGATGACTTCGATGCTCTCGATGTCGTTGGGATCGATGTCGTTGAGACGGCCGGCCACGCTCGCGCCCTGTCCACCCAGACGACCGGAGACGCCCTGCGGCCCGGTGCTGGTGGCGTTGTTGATACGCACGCCATCCACGTAGATGAGCGGCGCATTCTCGAGCGACAGACTGTTGCGGCCGCGGATCTCGATGGCCGGTCCCGCCCCCAGTCGGCCGCTGCGGGCACGCACGGTGACACCGGGCGCGCGGGCGTTGAGCAGACTGGTGATATTGGTGGACCCCGATTTCCGGAGTTCGTCGGCCGCGTTGATGGTGGCGACGGCATTGCCGATGGCACGCTTCTCCTGCGCGCCGGCCGTGCCGGTGACCACGACCTGGTCGAGCGCGATGGCGCTCTGCGTGATGGCAAGGTTGACCGTCACCTCACCGTTCGCGGTGACGGTGACCGCCTGCCGCAGCGCCGTGTACCCGATGCGTCGGGCGACGAGGACGTGCGGACCAGCGGGGACGTTGACGAGGCGGTAGCGTCCATCTGTGCCAGAGGTTCCTCCGAGCGTGGTGCCTTCCACGACGATCTGCACGGCGGCGATGGGCGATGTCGTGGCTGCGTCCGTGACGCGTCCGACAACGGTGCCATTCTGGGCGTGCAGTGCGGCGGGGATGAGGAAGGCGAAGACCCCGACCACCGCACGGCGGGAGAAGGGGACGAACCGGCTTGGCGGGAGGAAGCCTGGGAGACGCCATCCTGGGGAGGATCGCATGCGGGGGCTCCGACGAGGTGGGAGGGGGGGTGTCGGGCAGTCGACGGCGGGATCAGGTGCACGCTTTTCTGTACACCTAATTGTATACAAGCGAACGAGAAGTTATGTTGTGCTCATCCGTTCGGCAAGAGTACTTCCGGCCCTCGTCCCTTCTTCATGGGATGACCGCTCCTGCCGACGCCCGCTTTCCATTCCTGCGCATGCTGACAACTGCCTGCCTCCCGACGCCGTCTCCACGGTCGATTCCGCCCTTCGTCGATACGGATGGCATCACCATCCGACGGGTCACGTCGCTCGAGGAATACCAGGAGTGTGTGCAGATACAGGAAGAGATCTGGGGACCCGGTTTTCGCGAACGCGTGCCGGTGGCCATCCTCCTCGTCGCTCAGAAACTGACCGGCGTCTGCGCCGCCGCCTTCGCGCCGGACGGTCGCATGCTGGGCTTCGTCTTCGGCCTCACCGGTCTCAAGGACGGCGCACTCGCGCACTGGTCCGATCTTCTGGCCGTCCGCAAGGAGGCCCGCGGTGTACACATCGGAGAGCGCCTCAAGCGCTATCAGCGCGAACTCTGCCTCGCCTCCGGCCTCACCACGATGTACTGGACCTTCGATCCGCTCGTGGCCCGCAATGCCCATCTCAATCTGATGCGCCTGGGCGCTCACGCTTCGGAGTATGTCGTCAACATGTACGGCAGCAACACGGGCAGCCCACTGCATGGTGGCGTGGATACCGATCGCTGGGTCGCTCGCTGGGAACTGACACAGGACAGGGTGTCGACCACGCCGGCCAGCATCCCGATGGCGGGCCCTGCCCCACTCCCCGGTGGTCTGTACGTGGTGCGTCCCGCGCTCGATGACCCGTCGCCCGTCGAAGAAGATCATCCGAACGCCACGGTGGTACGCGTGGCGGTGCCCGTGGACCTCGATGTCCTGACGCCAGGACAGCGTGCGGCCTGGCGCAGCGCCACCCGCCGTGCATTCACGTATTACCTCGGCGTCGGCTTCGAAGTCGTCGGCTTCCAGCGCGCCCGGGGGGCCGAACCGCCGTTCTACGAACTCGTTGCTCCCGAAGGTCTCTCCCGCTCTTCCATTCCATCATGATTCGTCTCGATCAGATCACGCTGCGCGAGATCCGGCTGCCGCTGCGCGAACCGTTCCGCATCTCCTCCGGTGAAGTCACCGAACGTCGTATCACGCTGCTCGAGCTTCGTGACGTGGACGGAGTCACCGTCTGGAGTGAGGGCGTGGCGGGCGAGCAACCGAACTACAGCCCGGAAGCCATCGACACGGCGTGGATCGCCATGACGGAATGGGTGGCTCCCCGCGTGCTGGGACGTGAATTCACACATGCCCGCGATGTGTTTCCTGTGCTGGAAGCGGACTTCCGCGGCAATCTGATGGCCAAGGCGGCCGTGGAGATGGGCATGTGGGTGCTCGAGGCACAGCGACGTGGTGTGGCCCTCTCCACCCTCCTCGGTGGCACACGCGCCGCCATCGCCACCGGTATCTCACTCGGCATCCAGTCCTCGCCCGAGCGCCTCGTCGAGAAGGCGCAAGCAGCCATCGCCGAAGGCTACCGGAAGGTGAAGATCAAGATCGCGCCCGGGCAGGATGTGGCCTATGTACGCGCGGCCCGCGAGGCACTGCCGTCGGCGCCCCTCATGGCCGATGCGAACAACGCGTACACGCTGAACGACATCGAGTTGCTGGCCGAACTGGATGCGTTCGATCTCATGATGATCGAACAGCCGCTGGCGTGGGACGATCTCGTGCAGCATGCCACGCTGCAACGGCGGCTCACGACGCCGGTGTGTCTCGATGAGTCCATCACCTCGGTGGACCGGGCTCGCGACATGGTCACGCTGGGTGCGGGCCGCATCGTGAACATCAAGCCGGGGCGCGTGGGCGGCTTCACGAGCTCGCTGGCGATTCACGACTATTGCCTCACACACGACATCCCGGTGTGGTGCGGTGGCATGCTCGAGAGTGGTGTCGGTCGCGCCTGCAACGTCGCGCTGGCCTCGCTGCCGGGATTCACCAAGCCGGGCGATCTCTCGCCGAGTGCGCGGTACTGGGCGCAGGATGTGGTGACGCCGGAATGGACCATGACGAGCGATGGCATGGTGCCGGTGCCCCTGGCCACGCCGGGACTGGGTGTGGCGGTCGACATCGACCGCATCGACGCACTGACGGTGCGGCGCGTGGTGTTGCGTTGAGTCGGGTCGACCGGAGCTGAATCGCACCGAAGAACCGCGCGGCCTACAGGCGGCCGCGCTCGCCGTGATGGTCGATCACCTGCGCGAGGCGATTGGCGGCATTCCGCCAATTCGCCTCCACCGCCTTCTCCGCCGCTTCCGGATCACCCATCTCGATGGCACGATTGATCTCCTCGTGCTCGGTCACCGACTTGCCGATCTCATCGACCAGGGAGTTCACATAGAGCCGCGTATAGCGCTCGGCCTGGGGCTTGATGGCTTCGTGCAGGGCGAGTAACCGGGGACCGGCCGCAGCCACGACATAGCTGCGATGAAAGGCCATGTCGAGCTCGAAGAATCGCGACGGAACCGATGGCACCGACCGTCCGGCGCTCGCCAGATCGCCGTTGAGCGCCCGCATCTGCGTCACCAGGGCCGCACGGTCGGTGGCCGGTTGTTCGGCCGCCAGGCGCGCCGCCAATCCTTCGAGTTGCCCGACCATGAGAAACAACTCGAGCGCATCACTCTGCGTGAGCGGTGCGACCACCAGTCGCCGCTCCTTCGCGCGGTCGACTGCCGTGATGTAGCCTTCCTGCTGCAACCGATGCAGCGCACTTCGCACCGGCGTGCGGCTCACACCGAGATGCACGGCGATGTCACTCTCGATGATGCGCGTGCCCGGAGCCAGACGCCCGTAGACGATCAGGTCCCGGATCTCTTCGTACGCGCGGGTGATGCTGGCCCCGCGTCCGGTGACGCTCTCACCGGCTGACGGTGCAGCGGATTTCATACTGGAAGCAGCCATCGAATCGACGACAAGCGGCGAAAGGAAAGGATGAACCACCTATTCCCATAAGTTAGTCACCAACCCGACCCTACCCCAGAGGCGAGCGCCTCCGCCACAGGGAGAACACCGGTGCGCCGAGCAGTACGGCTCCCAGGCCGACCGCGGCACGCATCGGCTGCGTGATCATCGTGTTCAGCACGAGTGCGCCGGCCGCCAGCACGAACAGAAGTGGCGTGACCGGATAGCCGGGCACACGGAACGGACGAGGGGCATCGGGAGCGCGCCGGCGCAGCACGAACACGGCGACACCGCCGAGCGCGTAGAAAGCCCATCCGGTGAACACGACGTAGGTGAGCAACTGCTGGAAGGTGCCGGTCGCGGCCAGCAGCGCCGCCCACACGGCGATGGCGCCGATCGCGAAAGCCGGTGTCTCGAAGCGCGGATGCACGTCGGCCAACCGGCGGAAGAACACGCCATCGCGCGCCATGGCGAAAAACATGCGGGGGGTCGTGAGGAACAGCCCATTCGCGGCGCTGAAGATGGAGAGGAGAATGAGCGCACCGACGGCCTTGCCCGCCGTGTCTCCCATCACGGTGGCCACCGATTCCGCGGCCACGCGCTCACTGCCCGCGACTCCGGCCGGGCCGAGCGCCGCGATGTACCCCAGATTCGCGAGCAGGTAGATGACGATGAGGGCGGCGGTGGCCAGGGTGATCGCCCGCGGAAACTCCCTCTGCGGATCACGCGCCTCGCCGGCCGAGAAGGTGACGTATTGCCAGCCTTCGTAGGCCCAGAGCACGGCAATCATGGCCGCGCCGATGCCCGTCATCGTGAGCCCGCCGGCGGCGCCGCTCCCGGGCGAAGCCGTGGGGGCACGTCCAAACATCATGAGCACGCCGGCAAGCAGCAGGAGCCCGGCCACCTTTGCGGCGGTCGTCAGATTCTGCAGGTTGGCGCTGTTGCGTGTCCCGCGCACGTTGATCGCGGCCAGCAGGACGATGACACCGATCGACACGACCCGAGCGGCGACGGGCGAAAGCGTCACCAGCTGGCCGAGATAACTGGAGAAGGCCACGGCCAGCGTGGCAATCGATCCCGAAGCGATGACGACGAACATGGTCCAGCCGTAGAGAAAGGCCAGCCCGGGACCGAATGCGTCGCGCAGATAGGCATACAAACCACCGGCATCGGGCTTCGCAGCTCCGAGTTCGGCATAGGTCAGGGCGCCGAGCAACGACAGGACGCCGCCCACGACCCACACGCCGAGCGCGGCACCGGGCCGCATGCCCGCTTCACGCAGGACGACACTGGGCACGAGATACACGCCCGAGCCGATGACCGTGCCGATCCCGATGAGCAGCAGATCGGTGAATCCGAGGGTCCGGCGGAGGGTGTGGGGTTCGCTCATGCGGGACTCCGGCGGGGAGGAAAGGCGGTGGACCAGTCGATCTGCACTCTCGAGCCAAACTTACATACAAAATTGTATACGAACAGATATGAAACGACGGAAATCGGGATCATCCGACCAGTTGGATATCGAAGCGATCTCTGGCGGGTATCATTGGGATCTTTCTGGATGGATTCCGCTGCGGCCAACCGCTGGCCTTCCGCAGCCGTCGAAATCGTCAACCCCCGAAATCGGTCACCCGGAGTTTGCCGATGCTTTCCCGCTATCGCGTATCGAGCGCAGTGGCCTTGTTGACACTTGTGGCGGGGGTTGCCGCATGGCCTGGCCGTGCGTTGGCACAACGTGCCGCCCGAAGCGCCTCGCCCGCGGCACCAGTGGCCGGCACGATTGTCCGGATACCGCTTGGCGGTGCGACCGAAGGAGGTCGCATCTTCGGGGTCGAGGCCTCCGGCATCGCGGGCTGCAATGGCGTGACCGCCGCATCGCTGGGAGGAGAGCCTTTGCATCTGGCCGGCAGTGGCGCGGACCTTCATGCGTTTGCCGGTATTCCCATCGATTCCTCGCGGGGCATCACCCTGCGCCTGCAGTGCGTCGGTGGAGGGACGACGAGCCTTCGTATTCCCACCGCGGCGGGGAGTTATCGCATGGAGCGCCTGCAGGTGGCACCGCGGTTCTCGGCACCTCCCGATTCCGCATTGAGTGCCCGACTTGCCCGTGAATCGGCGCGGGCCGCGCAGGTATCCCGCGCAGCCCACGACACGCCACCACTGTTCGAGCAACCCTTCGCTCGACCACGCCCGTCACGCATCACCAGTCCGTTTGGTGGTGGTCGCATGTTCAATGGAACGGTCACGAGTCGGCACATGGGTACCGATTTCGCGGGCGCGGTCGGCACCCCCGTCGCCGCGTCGAATCGCGGAGTGGTGCGCATCGTCGATGCGTTCTATCTGGGCGGCAATGTCATTTACATCGATCATGGCGCGGGGATCGTCACGGCCTATCTGCATCTCAGCAAACAGCTGGTGGCCGTTGGAGACACGGTGCAACGCGGCCAGACGATTGGCCAGGTCGGAGCAAGCGGTCGCGTGACCGGACCGCACCTCCACTTCATTGCGCGATACGGTCAGATCACCGTCGATCCGGCAAGCCTGTTTTCGCTGGTCGAATGACCGGCCTCGGGCCGGTATATTTTCTTCCCATTCCATTCTCCCGACCATGGTCCATTTTCCGCGCTCGTCGTTCGCCCCGACAATAGCGGCGACCGTCATCCTGCTCGCATCCGCATCCGATGCGGCAGCGCAGGCCGTACTCACCGGTCGCGTGATCGCCGCATCCGACGGACGTCCCATCTCCGACGTGGAGATCGGGATCGCGGTGTTGAAGCGTACGACCACCACCGATTCCACGGGTGCATTCACCTTGGTGGACATCACACCGGGTCGCTATCTCATCACCGCACGGAAGCTCGGCTATCGTCCATTCAGCACGATGGCGTCCATCGTCTCGGCGACGGGCGTGGACTACGAGTATGTCCTCGAGGCGGCGCCGACCGAACTGGCCAAGGTGAAGGTGGAGGCCACCCCGATCGAGGCACGATTCGCCGGATTCGAAGAACGGCGGGCCAGGAAGATCGGACGGTATCTGACGGCGGAGGATTTTGCCCAGGCCGACGGACGACAGGTTGGCGACATCGTGGCGGCCATTCCTGGCGTGAGCATCGTGCGGGGCCGGGGCAACGAAGCCTGGTACGCCAGCCGGCGCGGGGCGGAGACACTCCTCCTCAGTCGCAAAATACGCCTGGAGGAAGTAAACCGCGGTGCCGATCCCGGGAACGCCGCGTGTTACGCCACCGTGGTCTTGAACGGCCAGGTCGTTTTCAACGGCGATGAGAGACAGCCGCTCTTCAATCTCAACACCATCAATCCGCGGGATATCCGGGGGGTGGAGGTGTACACCGGTACCGCCACGGTGCCGCAGGAATGGCTGACGGGACATGGGGGATGCGGGGTGATCGCGATCTGGACGAAATAATCACGGGATATGAAAAACGGGCGGGGCGATCACATCGATCGCCCCGCCCGTTCGTCTTTCACCGGCCAGCCTTATTCGTGCGCCGGCAGCGGTTCCATGGTCTTCGGGTTCACCGGGACCTGGACTTCATCCTTGAACGGCGTGGTCATCATGAACACGCGCATCACGGGGAAGGCATCCATGAACGCGAAGTAGCTGAACGCCCAGAGGCCGATGAAGCCGACCGTCTGACCGATCTCCAGCAGTCCGAACGGCAGGCTCGTCGCCTCACCGTAGATGCTCGGATAGATCTCGATGTAGCGATGCAGATAGATGCCGATCATGCTGCACACCGCGAAGAGCACGAACGTCGGCAGGTACAGCTTGGCGGCCTTGGAGATGAGTCCGAAGAACGGCAGCACGAAACCGAAGATCGGGATCAGCGTGGTCATCGTCTTCCACACGCCCGACAGGCGCAGACGATAGAAGTGCGTCTCTTCCGGCAGGTTGCCGTACCAGATCACCAGGTACTGGCTGAAGCTGATGTAGCCGATGAACGCGGTGAACGCGAACCCGAGCTTGCCGAGGTCCCAGAAGTGGTCCATGGTGACCAGATCCGGGGCATCGAGATGCTTGCGCCACCACATCGACAGCAGTGCGGTGAGCATGATCATGTTCACCCACGCGCCCATGAAGAAGATCCACGCGTACATCGTCTGCTGGAAGTGGAGCGAGATGGACATGGAATAATCCCACGCCATGAAGCACCACCCGATGGGGAACGCGATGCACACGGCCACCGCGAGCTTGCCCTGCAGCGAGTGCTGGGAGTGCAGCTCCCGACGTTCGTCGCCGGTCCATGCGGCCCGCATCTTCGCGCGGAGTCCGGCCGCCCACTTGGCGCCGTATTCCGGCATCACCGCCACGTCCATCTTCACCGAGTGCCAGACGAACAGCAGCTGCAGCACGGTCATCAGACCGAAGAAGAAGATGCCGCGGATCAGGAAGAACGTGGGATTCAGATAGGTGGCCTTCTCCACGGTGGGCACCGCCTCGCGGCCGGCCCATGTGAAGATGTGGTCACCACTGAACAGCAGGATCGCGAGCAGGATGACGAACGCGACCGGCACGAACGCCACGAACCCTTCGGCAAACCGGATGACGGGCCGCGACCAGCGCGCCGTCACGATGCGCTGAATGGCCGCGAACGCGACACCGGCCGTGGACACCGACGCGAAGTACAACCAGTTGAAGTGCAGCGCCTGCCAGGCCCGGTCGGGGTTGGTGAACAGGCCGAAGGCAAACACGGCCACACCGACCAGCGCGGCGACCAGACTGAGAGTCTTGAGACTCGCCGGCACCGGCTTCGCGACCAGGCGCTTGGCGAACTCCTGGCGTTGCGGATAGTGATAGTGCTGGCTCACTCGTGCTTCTCCTTGCCTTCACCGGCAGCGGCCTTCTCGTCGTGCGATCCGTGCAGCTTGCGCATGGTGTCGAACTCGTTGTTGCCCTTGAACGTGCCCGAATTGAGGTTCGGCGAACCGGGCGTGGGGGTCTGCGTCGGGCGAACGAACGGCACGGGACGCGTGGGCGCCGTGGCCGAAGCGCGCGGCACCGTGGTGCCGTTCTGACCCGGGTATCCGATGAGCGTGGTATCCGCCTTGACCGATCCCTTGCCCTGGAGCGCCCGGATGTAGTTCACCACATCCCAGCGATCCTGGTCTTCGATACGGTTGTAGCTGGGCATCAGGCCGCGCCCGTTGCGGATCATGCCGTACAGGTAGCCGTCGGAGCGTCCGAGCGCCTGCGGTGTGAGCAGGCTGGGGCTGAAGCCGTAGGCGGCGTTGACCTTCTTGAGGCCTCCGTTGCCATCGCCGGCCATGCCGTGGCACACGGCGCAGTTGATCTGGTAGTGCTTCCGGCCGTTCTCCACCGAGGCTTCGGTGGCGAGGTGCGGATTCGGGATGGGATTGAACGAATCGATCACCACCGGCAGACGCTCGTAGCTGATCTGCCAGGCGGCCGCCGTCATCCCCTGCACCGGCACCGACCCTTGCGGGTTGCCCCGCGGCGGGGTGGTGGTGTCCGACGCGAGCTGCGACACCGGCTCCCAGGGTTCGATGCTGGGCTGCGTCTTGAAATCGGTGAACCAGTTGCAGGCGCCGAACGCCACCGGCAGCACCACCGCGGAAGACAGGCGCAGGACGCGTGTCACGGCAGAAGACATGAGGAAAGGTTCAGGCTTCACGCCGCACCTCCGCCGCGCCGTGCTGACGCATCAGGGCTTCGGCCTGATCGGCCTTGCTGGCGTCACACGCGACATGGATGCCGAAGTAGCCGCCCGAGAAACGGGCGTCGTATCCGGTGGTGGTGGTCAGGCGCGGGATGCGCGAGTTGATGAACATGCCGGCCACCGTGGACAGGGCGCCGACGAGCACCATCACCTCGAAACCGATGATGGTGTAGGGAATCCACGACGCGATCGCCTTGCCGCCCGTGACGAGCGGCCAGTAGTTCGACGACCAGATCGCGATCCAGTAGCCGAAGCTCACCCCCAGCAAACCACCCACCAGCGTGAAACGCCGGACGATGGAGACCGGGGCATCGATTGCATGATCGAGCTCGTGCCGAATGGTCGGCGAATACACCGTGACATCCCCGAGGCGCTTCTTCTTGAGGTCCTCGATGGCCGCCACCGTGGTGTCGAGCTCATGGAACGCGCCAGTTACGCCGCGCATCACTCGTCCTCCCCGGGGGTTTCCGTGCCATACGGATGATGAAGACCGGCGGTATCGACACCGTGCTCGTGCGCGTATTTCGTGCGCGGCACCACGATTTCCTTGAGCTCGGCGATCGCCATCACGGGCAACTGCTTCACGAACAGCAGGAACCACATGAAGAACCAGCCGAACGAGCCCACCAGGAACGACATGTCGACCCAGCTCACCGTGTACCCGCCCCACTGCCACGGTTCGAACTCGTGGGAGAGCGACGGCACCACGATGACGAAGCGCTCGAACCACATGCCGAGGTTGATGAACAGCGACAGGATGAACAGCCACGTCGGATTGCGGCGGAGCTTCTGCGACCACAGCGACATCGGCATGGCCATGTTGCAGAGGAGCAGCGTCCAGGCCGCCCACCACCACTGACCGAACACGCGGTTCCAGAAGAACTCCTGCTCAAAGCGCACGCTGCTGTACCACGCGATGAAGAACTCGATCAGGTACGCCGAGCCCACCACCAGCGACGTGAAGAGCACGACCTTGGCCGTGGCATCGAGGTGGTTGAGCGTGATGTAGTGCTCGAGCTTGAACCACTTGCGCATCGGGATGGCGATCGTCCACACCATCGCGAAGCCGGAGAAGATGGCACCGGCGACGAAGTACGGCGGGAAGATCGACGCGTGCCAGCCCGGCGTGAGCGCCATGGCGAAGTCGAAGGAAACGACCGAGTGCACGGAGAGCACCAGCGGCGTCGAGAAGGCGGCGAGGAACAGATACGCCTTCGCGAAATGACGCCACTCGCGGTCACTGTTGCGCCAGCCCAGCGAGAGAATGCTGAGGATCCGCTTCCGCATCGGGTTGGTCTCCTTGTCGCGGAGTACCGCGATGTCGGGGATCAGACCGATGAAGAGAAACGTGGTCGAGATGGTGAGGTACGTCGAGATGGCGAAGACGTCCCACACCAGCGGCGACTTGAAGTTCGGCCACAACAGGCGCCAGTTCGGATACGGAATCAGCCAGAAGAACTTCCACGGCCGCCCGATGTGAATGATCGGGAACAGACCGGCCGTCATGACGGCGAACACCGTCATCGCTTCGGCCGCTCGATAGATCGAGGTGCGGAAGCCGGCGCGGAAGAGATACAGAATGGCGGAGATGAGCGTACCGGCGTGACCGATACCGACCCAGAAAACGAACGTGATGATGTAGTTACCCCACATCACCGGCGGTTCGTAGCCCGCCTGACCGAGGCCCCAGTAGATCTGGTAGATCCACGCCGAGGCGCCGATGAGCATGGCGAGCACGGCCACCGACAACCCCAGGAACCACTTCTTGGTGAATCCCAGGGTGCCGATGATATCGCGATCGACCTGCTCGTAATCCCGGACGGCCGGGAGCTGCACGTCGGCCGACGCGATGTTCGGCCCACGGATGCCCCCCCCCTCACGCACCGGATGTGCGACGGATGCCATGCGTGCGCTCCTCAGGCCGTCGCCGGTGCAGCCGGCGCCGGAT encodes the following:
- the nrfD gene encoding NrfD/PsrC family molybdoenzyme membrane anchor subunit, whose amino-acid sequence is MASVAHPVREGGGIRGPNIASADVQLPAVRDYEQVDRDIIGTLGFTKKWFLGLSVAVLAMLIGASAWIYQIYWGLGQAGYEPPVMWGNYIITFVFWVGIGHAGTLISAILYLFRAGFRTSIYRAAEAMTVFAVMTAGLFPIIHIGRPWKFFWLIPYPNWRLLWPNFKSPLVWDVFAISTYLTISTTFLFIGLIPDIAVLRDKETNPMRKRILSILSLGWRNSDREWRHFAKAYLFLAAFSTPLVLSVHSVVSFDFAMALTPGWHASIFPPYFVAGAIFSGFAMVWTIAIPMRKWFKLEHYITLNHLDATAKVVLFTSLVVGSAYLIEFFIAWYSSVRFEQEFFWNRVFGQWWWAAWTLLLCNMAMPMSLWSQKLRRNPTWLFILSLFINLGMWFERFVIVVPSLSHEFEPWQWGGYTVSWVDMSFLVGSFGWFFMWFLLFVKQLPVMAIAELKEIVVPRTKYAHEHGVDTAGLHHPYGTETPGEDE